Proteins from a single region of Gossypium arboreum isolate Shixiya-1 chromosome 1, ASM2569848v2, whole genome shotgun sequence:
- the LOC108481687 gene encoding putative disease resistance protein At4g10780: MEHHRKLERRLNDLLAKQRQLNAIKSDLEMKIKIELRLGRCVRQEVENWLLDVQTINGKIQSIDERTQNLSCFSRGHLGKQVSQTVEEVKEIIEQGRFTGALVIDDPSTAGVPFQLEHLEGETAVIADIWKHLMSDEIGMVGVCGMGGIGKTTIMKHIHNKLLEETKTKPLFEKIIWVTVSQDFNITRLQQDIADAMNIEDLPKPEQKRAAVLRNELRQIRHMLILDDVWEGFVLEKVGIPIPIFSNGSRLVLTSRSKVVCRSIGCCEIVEVSPLSNEESMNLFLAHTGRGILKVPSLEEILGDIVGECDGLPLAIAVIAGSMKGIYDVVDWRNALTELGDHITSVKGTDKEIYGRLKFSFDRLEDSNIQNCFLYCSLYPEDCRIPRVELIEYWIDEGFLERGSRQQLHDRGHTILNRLVNNYLLEMAGDDVKMHDLMRDMALYIKHPYFMVKAGTGLKDLPSKQEWKDVKRVSFMMNMVSEIPPSLSPNCQNLSTLLLQNNESLKRISESFFQHMHSLSVLDLSYTSIEQLPNSVSNLETLNALVLRGCKELRYVPSLEKLKALRKLDLQGTGIEKVPKGLEMLANLTYLNLCTESLNELPIAILPRLSYLQCLVLYVKSPSVKMNGLEATRLRKLEVFEGRFNELIDFNAYIKSIQGRELTSYLLVMASPKAKFDARPLVEGLNNAFFFNFDLLGDCDVRNVFKIVAGHQGTDAIKSIKFQ; this comes from the coding sequence ATGGAGCATCACAGAAAACTTGAACGAAGGTTGAATGATCTTCTGGCAAAACAACGCCAACTAAATGCTATCAAGAGTGAtttggaaatgaaaataaaaatagagcTTCGATTGGGAAGATGTGTAAGGCAAGAAGTAGAGAACTGGCTTCTAGATGTGCAAACCATCAATGGCAAAATACAAAGCATTGATGAAAGAACGCAAAATCTGTCTTGTTTTTCACGTGGGCACCTTGGGAAACAAGTTTCCCAAACAGTTGAAGAAGTGAAGGAAATTATTGAACAAGGCAGGTTCACTGGAGCTCTTGTAATTGATGATCCATCTACTGCTGGAGTGCCTTTTCAGTTGGAACATTTGGAAGGTGAAACCGCGGTGATTGCAGACATTTGGAAGCATTTGATGAGTGATGAAATTGGAATGGTTGGTGTATGTGGAATGGGCGGGATCGGGAAAACCACTATAATGAAGCACATACACAATAAACTATTGGAGGAGACTAAAACTAAACCCTTGTTTGAGAAAATCATTTGGGTCACTGTTTCACAGGACTTCAACATCACCAGGTTACAACAAGACATTGCAGATGCTATGAATATTGAAGATCTTCCGAAACCTGAACAAAAACGTGCAGCTGTGTTAAGGAACGAATTGCGACAAATAAGACATATGTTGATCTTAGATGATGTTTGGGAAGGGTTCGTTCTTGAAAAGGTCGGGATCCCTATACCAATATTCAGCAATGGGAGTAGGTTGGTATTAACTAGTAGATCGAAAGTGGTTTGTAGATCTATAGGTTGTTGTGAGATAGTCGAAGTGTCTCCACTTTCCAATGAGGAGTCCATGAATTTATTCTTGGCGCATACCGGACGTGGGATTTTAAAGGTTCCATCTTTGGAAGAAATTTTGGGCGATATTGTTGGAGAGTGTGATGGGTTACCCCTTGCCATAGCAGTAATAGCCGGGAGCATGAAGGGAATATATGATGTTGTTGATTGGAGGAATGCATTAACAGAGTTAGGTGACCATATAACAAGTGTGAAGGGCACAGATAAAGAAATATACGGGCGATTAAAGTTCAGTTTTGACCGTTTGGAAGATTCAAATATCCAAAATTGTTTCCTTTATTGCTCACTGTACCCAGAAGACTGTAGAATTCCAAGGGTGGAATTAATAGAATACTGGATAGATGAGGGATTTCTTGAAAGGGGGAGTCGACAACAATTGCATGATAGGGGTCATACTATATTAAATAGGCTGGTAAACAACTATTTGTTGGAAATGGCTGGAGATGATGTTAAGATGCATGATTTGATgagggatatggcattgtatatCAAACACCCTTATTTTATGGTAAAAGCTGGCACCGGATTGAAAGATTTACCAAGCAAGCAAGAATGGAAAGATGTTAAAAGGGTTTCATTCATGATGAATATGGTATCAGAAATTCCTCCAAGCTTGTCACCCAATTGTCAAAATCTTTCGACCTTGTTATTACAAAACAATGAGTCCTTGAAAAGGATTTCAGAATCATTCTTTCAGCACATGCATAGTCTCAGCGTTCTTGACCTTTCTTATACTAGTATTGAGCAATTGCCCAATTCCGTATCAAACTTGGAAACACTCAACGCATTGGTGCTTCGTGGATGCAAGGAGTTGAGATATGTGCCTTCACTAGAAAAGCTTAAGGCTTTACGAAAGCTAGACCTCCAGGGTACAGGTATTGAAAAGGTGCCTAAAGGTTTGGAAATGTTGGCAAATCTAACATATCTCAACTTATGTACTGAAAGCTTAAACGAGCTGCCAATAGCAATTTTACCTAGGCTTTCTTATTTGCAATGTTTGGTATTATACGTTAAATCACCTAGCGTAAAAATGAATGGATTGGAAGCTACCAGATTAAGGAAGTTAGAGGTATTTGAAGGGAGATTTAATGAGTTGATAGACTTTAATGCCTACATCAAGTCTATACAAGGTCGAGAGCTTACTTCTTACTTGCTTGTCATGGCATCGCCTAAAGCTAAGTTTGACGCCAGACCACTTGTAGAAGGGCTAAACAATGCTTTCTTTTTCAACTTCGACTTGCTTGGGGATTGCGACGTCAGGAATGTGTTCAAAATTGTGGCAGGACACCAAGGTACGGATGCAatcaaatctataaaatttcAGTAG